GTCTACTTCGCCGCGAAGTCCGGCAAGAACATCGCCTTCTCCAACGCCGTCGACGGCTCCTCCCCGCCCCCCGCCGCGTCCGGCACCCAGACCGGCGGCATTCGCATGAAGAAGGCGGACGGGTCGGCGCTGTGGACGTTCGGCGAGACCGGCACCGCGGTTGTCGTGGTCAAGTAGCCGCGTACGGCGTGTACTTGGCCCGCCCGGCTCCGTACGGTGACCGGATGGACAGCTCTGTCGTCTTCAACATCGTCACCACGGGCATCGCGGTCGTCGCCGTGGTGACCTCCGTCGTCTTCAGCGCCCGGCAGGCCCGGATCGCGAAGCACGCCAACCACATATCCGTGATGATCGACCTGCTCGCGGAGTTCCGGTCGGTGGAGTTCCACGACCAGCACGACTACGTCACCCAGCGCCTCGGCGCCGAGAACGACCCGGCGGCCGGGGTGCGCGGCCTGCCCGCCGAGCCCAGGGCCGCCTTCTACAGCGTCGTGTACTACTACCAGTCCTTCGCCAACCTCGCCGTCTTCGGACTCCTCGACGAGACCCTGCTGGCCACGGTCCTGCGCACCCGGATCGTCTCGGTCTGGCAGGCGGTCCGGCCCTTCGTGGAACGCGAGCGGGAGCTGCGCGGCGAGGCGGGTGGCGGCACGTACATGTCGATCTTCGAGGAGCTGGCCCGGCTGGCGGCCGAGCTGCCGCCCGAGCACGTCCGCGACCGGATGACCGAGAACCGGCGCAGACGGCCGCGCGCGCTGAGCTGAGTCAGGCCTCCCGCGCCCCGGCGGGCAGCTGTACGACGATCAGCACCACCCCGCTCAGCACGA
This DNA window, taken from Streptomyces sp. NBC_00663, encodes the following:
- a CDS encoding DUF4760 domain-containing protein, translating into MDSSVVFNIVTTGIAVVAVVTSVVFSARQARIAKHANHISVMIDLLAEFRSVEFHDQHDYVTQRLGAENDPAAGVRGLPAEPRAAFYSVVYYYQSFANLAVFGLLDETLLATVLRTRIVSVWQAVRPFVERERELRGEAGGGTYMSIFEELARLAAELPPEHVRDRMTENRRRRPRALS